One genomic window of Candidatus Hydrogenedentota bacterium includes the following:
- a CDS encoding carbohydrate-binding family 9-like protein, protein MTIPAAMEAAAARAGEAASAEKPAYTITRTPVTPALDGAWEGPAWASVPALEITHFYGADGSGHRPRTQAKVVYDDQGLYLHFRVEDRYVRSIATEYHGKVWEDACVEFFVEPVAGRGYFNFEINCGGTMLLSYKEDPAWAGESLRKPGRVPWELAQSVAIYHSMPETVEPELADPVVWHVEYHIPFNLFEAYLGDLGGAAGKTWRANFYKCAENNSHPHWASWSKIGGELNFHQPAYFSEIRFAE, encoded by the coding sequence ATGACCATTCCAGCGGCAATGGAAGCCGCCGCCGCGCGGGCGGGCGAGGCGGCTTCGGCGGAGAAGCCCGCCTACACGATCACACGGACGCCGGTGACGCCGGCGCTTGACGGGGCTTGGGAGGGACCGGCCTGGGCGTCCGTGCCGGCGCTCGAAATAACGCACTTTTACGGGGCGGACGGATCCGGCCACCGCCCGAGGACCCAGGCGAAGGTTGTCTATGACGACCAGGGGCTTTACCTGCATTTTCGGGTGGAAGATCGCTACGTGCGCTCGATCGCGACGGAATACCACGGGAAGGTGTGGGAGGACGCGTGCGTGGAGTTTTTTGTGGAGCCCGTCGCGGGTCGGGGTTACTTCAATTTTGAAATCAACTGCGGCGGGACGATGCTGCTCTCGTACAAGGAGGACCCGGCCTGGGCAGGAGAGAGCCTGAGGAAGCCGGGGCGTGTGCCGTGGGAGCTGGCGCAGTCGGTTGCGATCTACCATTCCATGCCGGAGACGGTGGAGCCGGAGCTGGCGGATCCCGTGGTGTGGCATGTGGAGTACCACATCCCTTTCAATCTCTTTGAGGCGTATCTGGGCGATCTGGGCGGCGCGGCGGGGAAGACGTGGCGGGCGAACTTTTACAAGTGCGCGGAGAACAACTCGCACCCGCACTGGGCGTCGTGGTCGAAGATCGGGGGGGAGTTGAACTTTCACCAGCCGGCGTATTTTTCGGAGATTCGATTCGCGGAGTGA
- a CDS encoding cation:proton antiporter, protein MDKLSHQNIVVLFLALGILLGAARALGEIAQRFRQPAVLGELLAGVLLGPTVLGLILPEWSAWLFPSQGPNAIALDALVNVAIVLFLLVAGMEVDLSSIARQGRVALKVGTVGMVVPLGIGFALAWYWPGALGAQAGADPLVFALFLATALSITALPVIAKTLMDLDLYRSDLGMIVISAAIFNDLIGWTIFAVILGLMDGGAGHAQNIPATVILTLLFAGAVLTAGRWTINRILPYLQAYTHWPGGVISFAFVLAMLAAACAEWIGIHAIFGAFLAGVAIGDSPHMREHTRVVIDQFVSFIFAPLFFASIGLQVNFVTHFDFALAATILGIACACKLAGGVIGARWGGMPVRDSWAVGFAMNARGAMEIVLGLLALEAGIIRQRLFVALVVMAIVTSMMSGPLMRLILQHTKARRLQDALRSRFFRRRLESTARREAIGELLQAVCDAHGLDFDAIEAAVWRRETAMSTGIGNGVALPHARVAGLKESIVAVGVSEIGLDFDAPDGRPASVVFLVLTPEEDPGAQLEIGAEIARRFRRADMAEQVLAAKSYTEFLALMKNPEDNGD, encoded by the coding sequence ATGGATAAACTCTCGCACCAGAATATCGTGGTACTTTTTCTTGCCCTGGGCATTCTGCTCGGGGCGGCGCGCGCCCTGGGCGAGATTGCGCAACGTTTCCGGCAGCCGGCCGTGCTCGGAGAGCTGCTTGCGGGCGTGCTTCTGGGCCCGACGGTTCTGGGCCTGATCCTTCCGGAGTGGAGCGCCTGGCTCTTTCCGTCCCAGGGCCCCAACGCGATCGCGCTTGACGCGCTGGTGAATGTTGCGATCGTTTTGTTTCTGCTGGTTGCCGGGATGGAGGTGGATCTCTCCAGCATCGCGCGCCAGGGCCGGGTTGCGCTGAAGGTGGGTACGGTGGGGATGGTCGTGCCGCTGGGCATCGGCTTTGCCCTCGCGTGGTACTGGCCGGGGGCGCTGGGCGCGCAGGCGGGGGCGGACCCGCTCGTATTTGCGCTTTTCCTGGCGACGGCGCTCTCCATTACGGCGCTTCCGGTTATTGCGAAGACCCTGATGGACCTCGATCTCTACCGGAGCGATCTGGGGATGATCGTGATCAGCGCGGCGATTTTCAACGACCTTATCGGGTGGACGATATTCGCGGTCATTCTGGGTCTAATGGACGGCGGGGCGGGCCACGCGCAGAACATCCCGGCGACGGTAATCCTGACGCTGCTGTTTGCGGGGGCGGTGTTGACCGCGGGCCGCTGGACGATCAACCGCATTCTGCCGTATCTCCAGGCCTATACGCACTGGCCCGGCGGGGTGATAAGTTTCGCGTTTGTTCTGGCGATGCTGGCGGCGGCCTGCGCGGAATGGATTGGAATTCACGCGATATTCGGGGCTTTTCTGGCGGGCGTTGCGATCGGGGATTCGCCCCACATGCGCGAGCATACGCGGGTTGTCATCGATCAGTTTGTGTCGTTCATCTTCGCGCCGCTGTTTTTCGCCAGCATCGGGCTCCAGGTGAATTTCGTGACCCATTTCGATTTTGCGCTGGCGGCGACGATCCTGGGGATCGCCTGCGCATGCAAGCTTGCTGGCGGCGTGATCGGCGCGCGTTGGGGCGGGATGCCGGTGCGTGATTCGTGGGCGGTGGGCTTTGCGATGAACGCGCGCGGCGCGATGGAGATCGTGCTTGGATTGCTGGCCCTGGAGGCGGGGATCATACGGCAGCGGCTCTTTGTTGCCCTGGTGGTGATGGCGATTGTCACATCGATGATGAGCGGGCCCCTCATGCGGCTGATATTGCAACACACGAAGGCGCGGCGTCTGCAGGATGCGCTCCGATCGCGGTTCTTCCGCCGCAGGCTCGAGTCCACGGCGCGGCGTGAGGCCATCGGGGAGTTGCTCCAGGCGGTGTGCGACGCGCATGGCCTGGATTTCGACGCGATCGAGGCGGCGGTCTGGAGGCGTGAAACCGCCATGTCCACCGGCATCGGCAACGGCGTGGCGCTGCCGCACGCGCGCGTGGCGGGCTTGAAGGAGTCGATCGTCGCGGTGGGTGTGAGCGAGATTGGACTTGACTTTGACGCGCCGGACGGGCGTCCCGCCAGCGTGGTTTTTCTGGTGCTGACTCCGGAAGAGGATCCGGGGGCCCAGCTGGAAATCGGGGCGGAGATTGCCCGCCGTTTTCGCCGTGCGGACATGGCCGAGCAGGTGCTGGCGGCGAAGAGTTACACGGAGTTCCTGGCGCTGATGAAGAATCCGGAGGACAACGGGGACTGA
- a CDS encoding cation:proton antiporter codes for MEKHHLVELALLVVLGVAAQWIGWRVKLPSILFLLGAGVLAGPVLGWVHPNALFGDLLLPLVSVCVALILFEGGLTLRFRELAAVRKVFWRLVTLGAAVTWGISALAAYYVLGMSWPVALLLGAILVVTGPTVIGPLLRHIRPTGKAGPLLKWEGIMIDPVGASLAVLVFEAIASGSGNAAGGVVAKGVLLTILTGAGLGVASAYVMVFTIRRYWIPEHLHVAISLALAVGAFAASNSIMPESGLLTVTVMGIWMANQNQVSIRHLVEFKENLRVLLLAVLFVLLAARLDLGLVRELGWRGIGFVAVLIFIARPLSILLCTWGTSMTWQERVFLGWMAPRGIVAAAVTSVFALYLREAGFAGAELMAPASFMVIGVTVLVYGLTAGPLAKKLGLALSDPQGAVIIGAHPLARQVGHVLDREGFDVLLVDSNWRNITAARQEGLKAHFGDALSEHLLDELPLDRMGRVLALTGNYTVNALAALHFAEVFGRAETYQLATETGHSRGQDETELPRHLRGRTLFGEDYPFRVLSERAWAGAKCKSTLLTENFRYAQFKEQNPEAVPMFVVTEERRLLILTAEKAPSPQPGHRLVYLS; via the coding sequence ATGGAAAAACACCATCTGGTGGAATTGGCGCTGCTTGTTGTCCTGGGCGTGGCGGCACAGTGGATAGGCTGGCGCGTCAAGTTGCCGTCGATCCTGTTTCTTCTTGGCGCGGGCGTGCTCGCGGGTCCAGTATTGGGGTGGGTGCACCCGAACGCGTTGTTTGGCGATTTGTTGCTGCCGCTTGTATCGGTTTGTGTGGCGTTGATACTGTTTGAAGGGGGGCTAACCCTTCGATTTCGGGAACTGGCGGCGGTGCGAAAGGTCTTCTGGCGGCTTGTAACGCTTGGGGCCGCCGTCACGTGGGGCATCAGTGCGCTCGCGGCCTATTACGTCCTGGGAATGTCGTGGCCGGTGGCGCTGCTGCTCGGGGCCATTCTCGTGGTCACGGGGCCGACGGTGATTGGGCCGCTGCTGCGCCACATCCGGCCCACGGGCAAGGCCGGCCCGCTGCTGAAGTGGGAAGGGATCATGATCGACCCGGTGGGCGCGAGTCTGGCGGTGTTGGTTTTCGAGGCGATTGCGTCGGGGAGCGGCAATGCGGCAGGCGGGGTGGTTGCGAAGGGGGTGTTGCTGACGATTTTGACCGGCGCCGGGCTTGGCGTGGCGAGCGCGTATGTGATGGTGTTCACGATCCGCCGCTACTGGATACCGGAGCACCTGCATGTGGCGATCAGCCTGGCGCTTGCGGTGGGTGCTTTCGCGGCATCCAACAGCATCATGCCGGAGTCGGGCCTGCTTACGGTGACGGTCATGGGAATTTGGATGGCCAACCAGAACCAGGTTTCCATCCGCCACCTGGTGGAGTTCAAGGAAAACCTCCGCGTGCTGTTGCTCGCCGTGCTCTTTGTGCTGCTGGCGGCGCGGCTGGACCTCGGGCTGGTGCGCGAGCTCGGCTGGCGCGGGATCGGTTTCGTGGCGGTGCTGATTTTCATTGCGCGGCCACTCTCGATCCTGCTGTGCACCTGGGGCACGAGCATGACGTGGCAGGAGCGGGTATTCCTGGGCTGGATGGCCCCGCGCGGCATTGTTGCGGCGGCGGTGACGTCGGTTTTTGCGCTGTATCTGCGGGAGGCGGGTTTCGCGGGGGCGGAGCTGATGGCGCCGGCGAGTTTCATGGTAATCGGCGTCACGGTGCTGGTATATGGGCTTACGGCAGGCCCGCTGGCGAAGAAGCTCGGCCTGGCGCTCTCCGATCCGCAGGGCGCGGTGATCATCGGCGCGCATCCTCTGGCCCGGCAGGTGGGGCATGTATTGGACCGCGAGGGGTTTGACGTGCTTTTGGTGGACAGCAACTGGCGGAATATCACGGCGGCCCGGCAGGAGGGCTTGAAGGCGCATTTTGGCGACGCCCTGTCCGAACATTTGCTGGACGAACTCCCGCTGGATCGAATGGGGCGGGTGCTCGCGCTGACGGGCAACTACACCGTAAACGCGCTGGCGGCACTGCACTTCGCGGAGGTATTCGGGCGCGCGGAAACGTACCAGCTCGCCACGGAGACGGGACATTCGAGGGGGCAGGACGAAACGGAATTGCCCAGGCACCTGCGCGGGCGGACTCTGTTCGGGGAGGATTATCCGTTCCGGGTGCTGTCGGAGCGGGCGTGGGCGGGCGCGAAATGCAAGTCGACGCTGCTCACGGAGAATTTCAGGTACGCGCAGTTTAAGGAGCAGAACCCCGAGGCGGTCCCGATGTTTGTGGTTACGGAGGAGAGGCGGTTGCTGATCCTGACGGCGGAGAAGGCTCCCTCGCCGCAACCCGGCCACCGCCTGGTGTACCTGAGCTGA
- the hspQ gene encoding heat shock protein HspQ produces MARFEVGQVVHHKRYNYRGVVVQADAHCRAPDSWYLGNRTQPDRSQPWYHVLVHGGAQTYVAEENLELDASGRAVLHPYVPRIFGIYLKGRYHRFCPN; encoded by the coding sequence ATGGCGCGCTTCGAAGTGGGACAGGTAGTCCATCACAAACGCTACAACTACCGGGGGGTGGTCGTTCAGGCGGACGCGCACTGCCGGGCTCCGGATTCCTGGTACCTTGGAAACCGGACGCAGCCGGATCGAAGCCAGCCCTGGTATCACGTGCTGGTGCATGGTGGCGCGCAGACCTATGTTGCGGAAGAAAATCTGGAGCTTGACGCCAGCGGCCGCGCGGTGTTGCATCCGTACGTTCCCCGCATATTCGGCATCTACCTGAAAGGCCGCTACCACCGTTTTTGCCCGAATTGA
- a CDS encoding Gfo/Idh/MocA family oxidoreductase, giving the protein MTAETAETAETAETAETAGADGADGADGADGADGTDGTDGTDGTAGADGADGADGTDGTDGADGGVGAVGLGLEWGGFLCRLWLWWRLWFAGAFEAALRENFSMADTHRTLNITISGTGFAGDFVARSFGMLPHRNGVELRLAGVNSGHLGNAQRFAERHGVGQAFASHREMLEAVRPDIDCIACANYAHAQYVVEAAEAGVSVIVLEKPPLIWPGYAEGRTAPAGIRKAESMVALEAVLRQVAERGVRLLYAENFVYVDGMKALVEIMREAQPHGKGRILMQHGICAHQGSHAPDYDNPAKSGGGALFNKACHPLGPALYLKQVEGLLREGRPIRPVKVSAVTLQVLKGLPDAAGEHFRVMQRVDDFARMSVVFEDGTVAELYGYDLSISGIRNTFSAIADFGQYDMRINPNDENELFLPDAAPAGNLLFREKLPTPLGTCFPRPGQFHTHGYVNEMDDAVACALDARRYPQSGALMAWDTMAVLMAGYESAERNSAFVDISGYTGVNPGGDGALPDPRCFGAVLQRA; this is encoded by the coding sequence TTGACAGCAGAGACGGCAGAGACGGCAGAGACGGCAGAGACGGCAGAGACGGCGGGGGCGGATGGGGCGGATGGGGCGGATGGGGCGGATGGGGCGGATGGGACGGATGGGACGGATGGGACGGATGGGACGGCGGGGGCGGATGGGGCGGATGGGGCGGATGGGACGGATGGGACGGATGGGGCGGATGGGGGAGTTGGGGCAGTTGGCCTTGGGTTGGAATGGGGCGGATTCCTGTGTAGACTCTGGCTGTGGTGGCGCTTGTGGTTTGCTGGCGCTTTTGAGGCGGCATTACGAGAGAATTTTTCCATGGCGGATACGCATCGCACTTTGAACATCACCATCAGCGGGACCGGTTTTGCGGGCGATTTTGTGGCGCGGAGTTTCGGGATGCTGCCCCATCGCAATGGGGTGGAACTGCGTCTGGCGGGGGTAAACTCGGGTCACCTGGGCAATGCGCAGCGTTTCGCGGAGCGTCACGGGGTGGGCCAGGCCTTTGCGTCGCACCGGGAGATGCTGGAGGCGGTGCGGCCGGATATTGACTGTATCGCGTGCGCGAACTACGCACACGCGCAGTATGTCGTGGAAGCGGCCGAGGCGGGCGTTTCGGTTATCGTGCTGGAGAAGCCGCCGTTGATCTGGCCCGGGTACGCCGAGGGGCGCACGGCGCCCGCCGGTATTCGGAAGGCGGAGTCCATGGTGGCGCTGGAGGCGGTGCTGCGGCAGGTGGCGGAGCGGGGCGTGCGGCTGCTTTATGCCGAAAACTTTGTGTACGTGGACGGGATGAAGGCGCTGGTGGAGATCATGCGCGAGGCGCAGCCCCACGGGAAGGGCCGTATTCTGATGCAGCACGGGATCTGCGCGCACCAGGGTTCCCACGCGCCGGATTACGACAATCCGGCGAAGTCCGGCGGCGGCGCGCTGTTCAATAAGGCGTGCCACCCGCTCGGACCGGCGCTGTACCTCAAGCAGGTCGAAGGATTGCTCCGCGAGGGACGCCCCATCCGCCCGGTGAAGGTTTCCGCGGTGACGCTCCAGGTGTTGAAGGGGCTGCCGGATGCGGCGGGCGAGCATTTTCGCGTCATGCAGCGGGTGGACGATTTTGCGCGGATGAGTGTGGTGTTCGAGGATGGGACGGTGGCCGAGTTGTATGGCTACGACTTGAGCATCAGCGGGATCCGGAACACCTTCTCGGCCATAGCGGATTTTGGCCAGTACGACATGCGCATCAACCCGAACGACGAGAACGAGCTTTTTCTCCCCGATGCGGCGCCGGCGGGGAATCTGCTGTTCCGTGAGAAGCTGCCGACGCCATTGGGGACATGTTTCCCGCGCCCGGGACAGTTTCACACCCACGGCTACGTCAACGAGATGGACGACGCCGTGGCGTGCGCGCTGGATGCCCGCCGCTACCCGCAGTCTGGCGCGCTTATGGCGTGGGATACGATGGCGGTGCTGATGGCGGGGTACGAGTCGGCGGAGCGGAATTCGGCGTTTGTGGACATTTCGGGGTATACGGGGGTGAATCCGGGGGGCGACGGGGCGCTGCCCGATCCGCGGTGTTTTGGGGCGGTGCTTCAGCGGGCCTGA
- a CDS encoding phytanoyl-CoA dioxygenase family protein, protein MESTTIQPIFDRDGYIALPVFILPQRMNEIRREVERFLNTQLEYLPEDHVVREDPANPASIRQVRELQRYDEFFNDLARDDHLKLAAETVLKGPAGPIHVQYFNKPPGANTATPPHQDAIYFDTNAAETVELWLALDDADEDTGCMYYVRGSHVLGLLPHQPTGVTGFEQGLVDDAICKDPRTLVPCSARAGDLLVHSALIVHWSGKNESSHRQRRALSFIFQRGVTADTDDESSVREPDIASGAPGAA, encoded by the coding sequence ATGGAATCCACCACGATTCAGCCGATATTCGATCGTGACGGCTACATCGCGTTGCCCGTCTTCATACTCCCGCAGCGCATGAACGAAATCCGCCGGGAGGTGGAGCGCTTTCTGAACACCCAGCTCGAATACCTGCCCGAGGATCACGTGGTCCGGGAGGATCCCGCCAACCCGGCGAGCATTCGCCAGGTTCGCGAGCTCCAGCGCTACGACGAATTCTTCAACGATCTCGCCCGGGACGATCACCTCAAGCTCGCCGCCGAAACGGTGCTCAAGGGGCCCGCCGGACCCATCCACGTACAGTATTTCAACAAGCCGCCCGGCGCCAACACCGCCACCCCGCCCCACCAGGACGCGATCTACTTCGACACCAACGCGGCCGAAACCGTGGAGCTCTGGCTCGCGCTCGACGACGCCGACGAAGACACCGGCTGCATGTACTACGTGCGCGGCTCCCACGTGCTCGGCCTGCTCCCGCACCAGCCCACCGGCGTCACTGGCTTCGAACAGGGACTGGTCGACGATGCCATCTGCAAGGACCCCCGCACCCTCGTGCCCTGCTCCGCGCGCGCCGGCGACCTGCTCGTCCACAGCGCGCTCATCGTGCACTGGAGCGGCAAGAACGAAAGTAGCCACCGCCAGCGCCGCGCCCTCAGTTTCATCTTCCAGCGCGGCGTGACGGCCGACACCGACGACGAGAGCTCCGTCCGCGAGCCGGATATCGCCTCCGGCGCCCCCGGGGCGGCCTGA
- a CDS encoding phytanoyl-CoA dioxygenase family protein has protein sequence MDLAQLHEPAGDLFREQLDAGPDAFRLSEDQIAQYHDLGYLAGVRVLTDAQCDALCEELAALADPAHPGNHLFYEYNSNESANPETVLFHALGAWRVSPGFHDILWNPAFTRPAADLLGGPVRFWHDQLFCKPARHGGVVAWHQDYSYWTRTKPMRHITCWIGLDDADEENGCLYYVPRSHTWPLLPITGLAGDMEAIKTVLTEEQREAFQPIPIPLKRGECAFHHPLLVHGSYDNRSERSRRAVVLNAVRDGVHSDSAEPLLAGVPPVPKGEPLSGVFFPLLLAET, from the coding sequence ATGGATCTGGCTCAACTGCACGAACCGGCCGGCGATCTGTTCCGCGAACAGCTCGACGCCGGCCCGGACGCGTTCCGCCTGAGTGAAGATCAAATCGCACAGTACCACGATCTCGGCTATCTCGCCGGGGTTCGCGTGCTGACCGACGCCCAGTGCGACGCCCTCTGCGAGGAACTCGCCGCGCTGGCCGACCCCGCCCACCCGGGAAATCACCTCTTCTACGAATACAACTCCAACGAATCGGCCAACCCCGAAACCGTGCTCTTCCACGCCCTCGGCGCGTGGCGCGTCTCCCCCGGATTCCACGACATCCTCTGGAATCCCGCCTTCACCCGCCCCGCCGCCGACCTCCTCGGCGGGCCCGTGCGCTTCTGGCACGACCAGCTCTTCTGCAAGCCCGCACGCCATGGCGGCGTGGTCGCCTGGCACCAGGATTACTCCTACTGGACCCGGACCAAACCCATGCGGCACATCACCTGCTGGATCGGACTGGACGACGCCGACGAGGAAAACGGCTGCCTTTACTACGTCCCGCGGAGCCACACCTGGCCCCTCCTCCCCATTACCGGCCTCGCCGGCGATATGGAAGCGATAAAAACCGTCCTCACCGAAGAGCAGCGCGAAGCCTTCCAGCCCATCCCCATTCCCCTCAAGCGCGGCGAATGCGCCTTTCATCACCCCCTCCTCGTGCACGGCTCCTACGACAACCGTTCCGAGCGTTCGCGCCGCGCCGTCGTGCTCAACGCCGTCCGCGACGGAGTCCACTCCGATTCCGCCGAACCCCTCCTCGCCGGCGTCCCGCCCGTCCCGAAGGGAGAGCCGCTCTCCGGCGTTTTCTTTCCCCTGCTACTGGCGGAAACCTGA